CAGTTCATGCAGGCGGGGAAGAAGCAGGTGGCGGTGCCGAGCACGGTGCACTGCGACCACCTGATCCGCGCTCAGAGCGGCGCCTCCGACGACATGAAGCGCGCCGTCACGGAGAACAGCGAGGTGTACGAGTTCCTCCACTCCGCCGCGCGCAAATACGGCATCGGCTTCTGGAAGCCCGGCGCCGGCATCATCCACCAGGTGGTTCTCGAGAACTACGCCTTCCCGGGCGGCCTCATGATCGGCGCGGACTCCCACACGCCCAATGGCGGCGGCCTCGGCATGGTCGCCATCGGGGTCGGGGGCGCCGACTGCGGCGAGGCGATGGCGGGTCTCGCGTGGGAAGTGCTCGACCCGAAGCTGATCGGCGTGCGCCTGACCGGGAAGCTCTCGGGCTGGACGTCGGCCAAGGACGTGATCACGCACCTCCTGGGCGTGCTCACCGTCAAGGGCGGCACCAACAAGATCGTCGAATACTTCGGCCCCGGGGCCGAATCCATCAGCGCGACCGGCAAGGGCACCATCTGCAACATGGGGGCCGAGCTGGGGGCGACCACTTCGCTCTTCCAGTTCGACGACCGGATGGCCGCGTACCTCCGCGCCACCGACCGGGCGGACATCGCGACGCTCGCCGAGCAGCACCGGGCGCATCTCGTCGCCGACCCCGAGGTGCTGGCGGATCCCAAGAAGCACTACGACGAGATCGTCGAGATCGATCTCTCCGAGCTCGAGCCCACCATCGTGGGACCGCACTCGCCCGACCGCGCGCGGCCCGTCTCGAAGCTCGCGGCGGAGGTCAAGAAGGAGGGGTGGCCGGCGCAGATCAAGGCCGCCCTCATCGGCTCCTGCACCAACTCCTCCTACGAGGACATGAAGCGCGCGGCGCACGTCGCCATGCAGGCCTCCAAGGCGGGGCTCAAGGCCAAGACGCCCTTCCTCGTCACGCCGGGCTCGGAGCGCATCTACCAGACCATCAAGCGCGACGGCATCATGGCGATCTTCGAGCAGGTCGGCGGCACCGTCCTGGCCAACGCGTGCGGTCCGTGCATCGGCCAGTGGAAGCGCTCCGACGTGGGCAAGGACGAGACGAATACGATCGTCTCCTCGTTCAACCGCAACTTCCCCGGGCGCAACGACGGCAGCGCGGCGACGCTCTCCTTTCTGACCAGTCCCGAGATCGTCACGGCGATGGCCTTCGCGGGCACGCTCGAGTTCGACCCGGTGCACGGGACCATCCCCGGGCCCGACGGCAAGGCGTTCCGCTTCACGGCGCCGGAGAGCGAGGAGCTTCCGAAGGCCGGCTTCGCCAAGGGTGAGGAAGGCTACGAGGCGCCGGCCGCCGACGGCGACAGCGTCGTGGTCGCGGTGGCGCCCAGCAGCGAGCGGATCCAGCTCCTCCAGCCCTTCCCGCTCTGGGACGGCAACGACTTCGACGCTCTGCCGATTCTGGTCAAGACCAAGGGTAAGACCACGACCGACCACATTTCACCGGCGGGCGCCTGGCTCCGGTTCCGCGGCCACCTCGACAAGATCAGCGACAACATGTTCCTGGGCGCCGTCAACGCGTTCACCGGCGAGGCGGGCAAGGGCGTGAATCCCCTCACGGGGGAGAAGGGGCAGAACTTCTCGAAGATCGCGCGCGAGCTCAAAGCCAAGGGCATGGGTTGGGCCGTGATCGGCGACGAGAACTACGGCGAGGGCTCGAGCCGCGAGCACGCCGCGATGTCGCCACGCTTCCTGGGCTGCAAGGTCGTCATCGTCCGGAGCTTCGCCAGGATCGCCGAGACCAATCTCAAGAAGCAGGGCATCCTCCCCCTGACCTTCTCGAAAGCTTCCGACTACGACCTCATCGACCAGGACGACCGCCTGAGCGTCACGGGGCTCGCGCATCTCGCCCCCGGAAAGCCCGTCACGGTTGTCATCACGAAGCCCGGCGGGAAGACGGTCACCATCCAGTGCCTGCACAGCTTGACCGACGAGCAGATCGGGTGGTTCAAGGCGGGTTCCGCCCTGAACGCGCTCAGATAACGTCCCGCAAGGAGACCAGCGCATGGCATCCCGAGTGAAGATCCCGGCAGGCGAGAAGATCACGACCAGCCACGGCAAGCTGCAGGTGCCGGACCGTCCCATCGTCGCCTTCATCGAGGGCGACGGCACGGGCCCGGACATCTGGGCGGCGGCGGTGCGGGTGCTCGACGCCGCCGTCGAGCAGTCCTACCGCGGCAAGCGCAAGATCGCGTGGGCCGAGGTGTATGCGGGGGACAAGGCGCAGGCGGTCTACGGCAAGGACTGCCCGCCCAACCTGCTGCCGGATGAGACCATGGACGTGATCCGCGAGTACCTGATCGCGATCAAGGGCCCGCTCACCACGCCCATCGGCGAGGGCTTCCGCTCCCTGAACGTGACGCTGCGCCAGGTGCTGGACCTGTACGTGTGCCTGCGCCCGGTGCGCTACCTCAAGGGCGTGCCGTCCCCGGTGAAGCACCCAGAAAAAATCGACATGGTGATCTTCCGGGAGAACACCGAGGACATCTACGCCGGCATCGAGTGGGAGCAGGGCACCCCCGAGGCCAAGAAGGTCATCGACTTTCTCATCAATGAGATGAAGGTCACCAAGATCCGGTTCCCCAACACGTCGTCGATCGGCATCAAGCCCGTGTCGAAGGAGGGCTCCGAGCGGCTGATCCGCGCGGCGATGCGGTACGCGATCGAGAACAACCGCCGCAGCGTCACCTTGGTCCACAAGGGCAATATCCAGAAGTACACGGAAGGCATGTTCATGAAGTGGGGCTACGCGCTCGCCAAGCGCGAGTTCTCGGACAAGCTCGTTTCCTGGGACGACTGTGGAGGCAAGCCGCCGGCGGGGAAGATCCTCGTCAAGGACGCCATCACCGACGCATTCCTCCAGCAGATTCTGACCCGCCCGGACGAGTTCGACGTCATCCCGTGCTGCAATCTGACGGGCGATCTCATTTCTGACGCACTCGCGGCGCAGGTGGGAGGCATCGGCATCGCGCCGGGCGCCAACATCAACTACGACACGGGGCACGCGCTCTTCGAGGCGACGCACGGGACGGCGCCCAAGTACGTCGGGCAGGACAAGGTCAACCCGGGCTCGGTCATCCTCTCGGGCGAGATGATGCTCCGCCACATGGGCTGGACCGAGGCCGCGGACCGCATCAACGCCGGCATCGAGAAGACCATCGCGCAGAAGATCGTGACGTACGACTTGGCACGGCTCATGGAGGGCGCGAAGGAAGTCAAGTGCTCGGCGTTCGGGACGGCCGTCATCGACAGCATGAAGACGTTGTAGGGCGCGAGGAGAACGGACATGGCTCGCCCAAAGATCACGGTGGTCGGCGCCGGCAACGTCGGCGCCTCGGTCGCCCAGTATGCGGTGGAGAAAGAGCTCGGCGACGTCGTGCTGGTGGACGTTATCGAGGGCATCCCGCAGGGCAAGGCGCTGGACCTGGCCCAGGCGGGGCCGGTGCACGGCTACGACTCGCGCCTGGTCGGCTCGAACGGATACGACGAGACGGCCGACTCGGACATCGTGGTCATCACTGCCGGGCTGGCGCGAAAGCCCGGGATGACCAGGGACGATCTCCTCTTCAAGAACGCCGAGATCGTGGGCGGTGTCGTCGAGCAGGTCGTAGCGCGCTCGAAGAACGCGATCCTGATCCTCGTGACGAACCCGCTCGACGCCATGGTCCAGCTGGCGTGGAAGAAGTCCGGCTTCCCGCACCAGCGCGTGGTCGGCATGGCGGGCATTCTCGATTCGGCGCGCTTCCGCACCTTCATCGCCCAGGAGCTCAAGGTCTCCGTCGAGAACGTCACCGCCTTCGTGCTCGGCGGCCACGGCGACACCATGGTGCCGCTGCCGCGCTACTCGACGGTGGCGGGCATCCCGATCACCGACCTCCTGCCGGCCGACAAGATCCAGGCGCTGGTGACGCGTACGGCCAACGGGGGCGCCGAGATCGTGGGGCTCCTCAAGAGCGGCAGCGCCTACTACGCGCCGGCGGCCGCGGCGGTCGAGATGGTCGAAGCCATCCTCAAGGACAAGAAGAAGATCCTGCCGTGCGCCGCGTACCTCAATGGTGAGTATGGCGTCAAGGGGCTCTACGTCGGCGTGCCGGTCAAGCTGGGTCGCAGCGGGGTCGAGCAGGTGATCGAGATCAAGCTCACGGCCGAGGAGCAGGCGGGCTTCGACAAGTCCGCGGCGGCGGTGCGCGAGCTGGTCGACAAGCTCAAGCTGTAGAGAGGGCCATGCGCGAGATCCACGCGAGCGCCATCGCGGAAGCCGTCAAGAAGCTCTGCCTGGAGGCGAACTACTCCATCGAGCCCGACATGCTCCGCGCCTTCGACCGCGCCCTCGGGACCGAGCGCTCGTCGGCCGGCAGGCACGTGCTCCAGATCCTCAAGGACAACGCCGAGCTCGCGCGGACCAAGAAGATCCCGTACTGCCAGGACACGGGCACGGTCATCTGCTTCGTCGAACTGGGGCAGGACGTGCACGTGACGGGCGGCGGCCTTGCGGACGCGATCAACGAGGGCGTCAGGCAGGGCTACACGGAAGGCTACCTCCGCGCCTCGATCGTCCGCTCGCCCTTCGACCGCGTGAACACGGGCGACAACACGCCGGCGGTCCTCCACGTGGAGGTCGTGCCCGGCGTGGCGATGAAGATCCAGATCATGGCCAAGGGCGGCGGGTGCGAGAACCGCTCCAAGTACAAGATGCTGACGCCCGCCGATGGCGTGGACGGCGTCAAGGAGTGGATTCTCGAGTGCATCAGGACGGCGGGGCCCGACGCCTGCCCGCCGCTCATCGCGGGGGTCGGCGTGGGCGGCAACTTCGAGAAGGCGGCTCTCCTGTCCAAGAAGGCGCTCTTCCGCGAGCTCGGCACTCCCAACCCCGACCCGGCCGTGGACGCAATCGAGAAAGAAGTGCTCGACAGAGCCAACCGTCTCGGCATCGGCCCGCAGGGCTACGGCGGCGACACCACGGCGTTCGGCATCCACATCCTGACGTACCCCTGCCACATCACGAGCCTGCCTGTCGCCGTCACCATCGAGTGCCACGCCCATCGCCACAAAGAGGTGACGTTGTGATCGCGCCCGCTCGAGCGACGGCTTTGCCGGCGCAATCCCCTGGGGGAAGGTTCGGAAGGGGGGCGAAGCCCCCCTCCGAGTCTTGGCACGCCCATCGCCACAAAGAGGTGACGCTGTGACGCCCCTCACCCTGACCCTCTCCCCAGAGGGGAGAGGGGACCACGGCAGGTGCACGCTGTGATCTCGACCGCGCCCGACGGGTTCAAGGAGGTCACGCCGCCGCTCAGCGACGCCGATGTCGAGGCGCTCAAGGCCGGCGACCGCGTCCGCATCACCGGGGTGCTCTACACCGCGCGGGACGCTGCTCACGGGCGCCTGCTGCCGCTGATGGACGCGGGCAAGCCGCTGCCCATCGACGTCAGGGGACAGATCATCTACTACACGGGGCCGTCGCCCGCTCGGCCGGGCCACGTCGTCGGGTCCATCGGGCCGACCACCGGGGGGCGCATGGACAAGTTCACGCCGAAGCTCCTGGCGCTCGGCCTGAAGGGGACGATCGGCAAGGGCGCGCGCTCCCAGCCTGTCAAGGATGCG
The Candidatus Rokuibacteriota bacterium DNA segment above includes these coding regions:
- a CDS encoding aconitate hydratase, with amino-acid sequence MAVDQIKRLYESMPATLDKARRRFGRALTLAEKILVAHADNFDTQEWSRGKAQLRLRVDRVSLQDATGQMALLQFMQAGKKQVAVPSTVHCDHLIRAQSGASDDMKRAVTENSEVYEFLHSAARKYGIGFWKPGAGIIHQVVLENYAFPGGLMIGADSHTPNGGGLGMVAIGVGGADCGEAMAGLAWEVLDPKLIGVRLTGKLSGWTSAKDVITHLLGVLTVKGGTNKIVEYFGPGAESISATGKGTICNMGAELGATTSLFQFDDRMAAYLRATDRADIATLAEQHRAHLVADPEVLADPKKHYDEIVEIDLSELEPTIVGPHSPDRARPVSKLAAEVKKEGWPAQIKAALIGSCTNSSYEDMKRAAHVAMQASKAGLKAKTPFLVTPGSERIYQTIKRDGIMAIFEQVGGTVLANACGPCIGQWKRSDVGKDETNTIVSSFNRNFPGRNDGSAATLSFLTSPEIVTAMAFAGTLEFDPVHGTIPGPDGKAFRFTAPESEELPKAGFAKGEEGYEAPAADGDSVVVAVAPSSERIQLLQPFPLWDGNDFDALPILVKTKGKTTTDHISPAGAWLRFRGHLDKISDNMFLGAVNAFTGEAGKGVNPLTGEKGQNFSKIARELKAKGMGWAVIGDENYGEGSSREHAAMSPRFLGCKVVIVRSFARIAETNLKKQGILPLTFSKASDYDLIDQDDRLSVTGLAHLAPGKPVTVVITKPGGKTVTIQCLHSLTDEQIGWFKAGSALNALR
- the icd gene encoding NADP-dependent isocitrate dehydrogenase, encoding MASRVKIPAGEKITTSHGKLQVPDRPIVAFIEGDGTGPDIWAAAVRVLDAAVEQSYRGKRKIAWAEVYAGDKAQAVYGKDCPPNLLPDETMDVIREYLIAIKGPLTTPIGEGFRSLNVTLRQVLDLYVCLRPVRYLKGVPSPVKHPEKIDMVIFRENTEDIYAGIEWEQGTPEAKKVIDFLINEMKVTKIRFPNTSSIGIKPVSKEGSERLIRAAMRYAIENNRRSVTLVHKGNIQKYTEGMFMKWGYALAKREFSDKLVSWDDCGGKPPAGKILVKDAITDAFLQQILTRPDEFDVIPCCNLTGDLISDALAAQVGGIGIAPGANINYDTGHALFEATHGTAPKYVGQDKVNPGSVILSGEMMLRHMGWTEAADRINAGIEKTIAQKIVTYDLARLMEGAKEVKCSAFGTAVIDSMKTL
- the mdh gene encoding malate dehydrogenase — translated: MARPKITVVGAGNVGASVAQYAVEKELGDVVLVDVIEGIPQGKALDLAQAGPVHGYDSRLVGSNGYDETADSDIVVITAGLARKPGMTRDDLLFKNAEIVGGVVEQVVARSKNAILILVTNPLDAMVQLAWKKSGFPHQRVVGMAGILDSARFRTFIAQELKVSVENVTAFVLGGHGDTMVPLPRYSTVAGIPITDLLPADKIQALVTRTANGGAEIVGLLKSGSAYYAPAAAAVEMVEAILKDKKKILPCAAYLNGEYGVKGLYVGVPVKLGRSGVEQVIEIKLTAEEQAGFDKSAAAVRELVDKLKL
- a CDS encoding fumarate hydratase, yielding MREIHASAIAEAVKKLCLEANYSIEPDMLRAFDRALGTERSSAGRHVLQILKDNAELARTKKIPYCQDTGTVICFVELGQDVHVTGGGLADAINEGVRQGYTEGYLRASIVRSPFDRVNTGDNTPAVLHVEVVPGVAMKIQIMAKGGGCENRSKYKMLTPADGVDGVKEWILECIRTAGPDACPPLIAGVGVGGNFEKAALLSKKALFRELGTPNPDPAVDAIEKEVLDRANRLGIGPQGYGGDTTAFGIHILTYPCHITSLPVAVTIECHAHRHKEVTL
- a CDS encoding Fe-S-containing hydro-lyase, with product MHAVISTAPDGFKEVTPPLSDADVEALKAGDRVRITGVLYTARDAAHGRLLPLMDAGKPLPIDVRGQIIYYTGPSPARPGHVVGSIGPTTGGRMDKFTPKLLALGLKGTIGKGARSQPVKDALREHKAAYFGAIGGAGAVLSAFVKKLEIVAYADLGTEAIRRLEVEGFPAIVVNDCHGGDLYQDGMKQYARE